CCGCATCGCCTACCAGTGCATGAGTCAAGCGAAATTCTGGCGCCTTCAAGTTGAGAGCCGCCGACAGATTGTCGCGCTCTGGGTCTGCCCGCGACCTTAGTCGCAGCAGGACTTCACCATCCGCTGACTCTGTGGATCCCCGAGGCTGGGCGACGATCTCAACTGGAAAAATATCCGCAGCAGCATAAAGGGCTTCAAGCAACTGAATTAAAGCGAGAGCCCGATGTGTTAGCTGCTCTCGGCTAAGAGGCGTTGCCTCGACGATAAATCGCCGCCTCCACTCCTCCCAAGAGGTGAGCTTTCCGCGTAGCCTCGGAAAGCGCTCAAACGCAGCTGATGTGGTTAAAAGTTGTATAGCGGTGGGTTCCAGTGTCCGCTGCCCAATGATATTGACTGGCGCCGGGACAGTTCTTTCAACGACTTCGCAATATGCGAACTCCCACGTTGTAGTACGAGAGCGCGGCTGCCTGTATTCTTGTAGCCTGTAACTAAGATACTTCCCGCGAAGCACAAGCCGCATGCCCTCCGCGCCATCAAATGGCTTTAACGCAAGCAGCATCGGTGCCTCGAGTAAATCGTCGGAGACGAACCTAAGTTGCTCTTCTACGTCATCGACTTCTATCTCATTATCAGATGCTTCTCTAATCCGCTCGGCGAGCGGGGTATCTGTTCCTAAGCGAAGCACAAGATGTAACTTCGGATCGCGTTCCGCGATCGTGGCAGCGAGAAGACGCAGAATTTCATCTATCCGAGTCACAACGACGTCGCCATTGAGCGGAAAGATGGGGTGCACTTGCGTAATGTTGCGGAGTAGGCGTGCTTCTTCGACCGTTAGATGATCCGCGACCTCGTATGGAACTAGCGATTGGTTGAGCAGACGATCAGCCTTGACGCCCAATAAGTCGGCCGCTAGAAGGCCGAACATCAGCCAGTCTCTAAGAAAGGAGTCCGTACTTTCAGCCGTTCCGCGGCGAGCTGATGCACGACGAGCGGTCTCGGCCCCAACGATTCGCATCGACCATTCAAATCCCGTCAGCTGGAAATCCGGCTCCTCGCCGCCAGATGTGAGCACCGCCCAAGCATCGAGGTTTCGGTGTAACAAACCTTGGGAGTGCAGGGTCTCGAGACCGCGGGCCAACAATCCCAAGTTCCGCCATATACGCGCGCGGTTTGTGGGCTGTCGTGTCTGCCGGAGCCAGTGTGCTGGCCCCACAGCGGTCAGCAGCGCTTGCAGTGGTTGCCTCTGGCCCGGTGCGAGCACAAGGTAAAAGCCCTGAGTGTCGTACCCAGCTTCAGACAAATGGGCAATGCAATCGGCCGCCCCGGGATAGCCGGCGAGGCGATGAAGTTGCCGGAGTTCATGCCGCCATATCTCTTCTAGGTCTTGATCATTACTAGAACTCGCGCGCGGCCAGACCTTAACAAGGATCGGATCACCGCTTGGAGAAAAGCCGCCGTAAATCCCGGCCCTACCGTTAGCTCGGTCGGGTTTCAACATGTACGCGTCGTCAAGCCGGTAATTTTCGAGAAAACCCTGCCTGCGTCGCCTGTTCTTTCGATTCACGAACGCGCCTTTCTCTTCGCTAAATCCACGCGCGAGAGCTTAGGCAAACTCACGTACATCAGCAACGAACGGAAGGAAATGAGACTAAGCGGCGGGCTAAGTCGGCCCGGCGTTACTCCCGGGAGCCCCCCGCGACGCAACTCCGGTCACTCTTAGCGCGAGCGCTGCTGGTCAGGAGTCGCGGGAGTGTGTATCTGCGATTGCGTCCTGCGAATGAAATGGGCGAGACGGCCTTATCGACGCTCTGGCGAACGTCTGCTCCTAGCCAAGCAGTCTTAGGCGGACCTTAGATCGAACGCCCGCTTCGGAGATCACCCGTGATTCCACCAGGCGCCGACGCGGCCGCCGGCATAGAGCATGATGCCAGTCAAAAACACAAAGCCAGACCATGACTCGCTGCTTGGGACAGCGGCGGCACAGCTCGCGACGGCTGTTGCGATCACCGCAGCCCCGGCAAGCTGCAGCGCCTTATACGTCTTGCCCGTGGCTTGGATCGTCACGGTGCCTGTGCAGGACGGCTGAGAGGCATGGGGCGCGCGTGCGTAGACTTGCATAGGAACGCCGCAGTGAGGACACGCGGGCGCACGACCGCTAATCTGCGACGCACATTCAGGGCAGCTGATCAAAGACATGAAACCTCCGCACACGTGAGCGGGCTGCGGCTAATGAAACCGGTGTGAACTGCCGCAACACGCCCTGCTGAGACAAGTACGAAAGTACCACGAGATCAGGGAGCAGCGCTAATTAGGGGGCGTGCTAGGGGGCGAGAAACGACTTCTACGTAAAAGTCGTTACCTGTCAGTGAGTTGCTTTGGATGATGGCGGAGAGGGTGGGATTCGAACCCACGGTGCCCTTGCGAGCACTCCGGTTTTCGAGACCGGTACATTCAACCACTCTGCCACCTCTCCGCGGGGACCTGCTCGGCTGCGGCCGGGTGGCTCCGGCCGATCCTACTTTACGGTCGTCGTGACGACGACCTTGAGCTGCCTGATTGACCGCAGCGGCGGGGGACGGTCGGGTCGACGCTGAAGGTGTCCCGGACTCTCCCCGGATGCCGCTGGGCTGCGTGGCAGGAGGCGGAATTTTAGCAGCACGAACAGCACTTTGCCACCCTCGACAGCCGTTGCCGCGAGGGAGAGATGCTATTCTCCGGCGATCCAGGGGAACTGCCGCACGGCGCGCGCCGCCACCGCCGACACCATGAGCAAGGAACGGGTCAACGAGATCGACCTGCTGCGTTTCGTCGCGGCGAAGATGGTGCTGTTCTTCCACTACGCATTCCGCGGCAACGCCGCGGACGACATGACGACCCTGGCCTACCCCGCGCTGGCGCCGGTCGCCAAGTACGGCTACCTCGGCGTCGAGCTGTTCTTCATGATCAGCGGCTTCGTGATCCTGATGACCGCGGCGCGCGGCAGCCTGCGCGGCTTCGTCGTATCCCGCTTCGTCAGGCTCTATCCCGCCTTCTGGGCGTGCTGCACGATCACCTTCCTCGCCATCCTCGCCATCGGCGCCCCGCGATTCACGTCCTCGGCGCGCGAGTACGCGATCAACATGACCATGCTCGCCGAGTTCGTGGGCGTGCAGACCATGGACGGCGCGTACTGGTCGCTCGCGGTGGAGATCCGCTTCTACGCGATGGTCGCGTTCGTGCTCCTGATCGGCCAGATCCGCCACGCGCAGCCCATCCTGATCGGATGGCTGGCGCTCACCGTCGCTTCGCTGGCGCTCGGCAAGTTCAAGTTCCTGCTGATCGCCGACTACGCGCCGTTCTTCATCGCCGGCGCGACGTTGTATCTGATCTGGGAGCGTGGCCTGTCGGTGACGCGCGCCGCCATGCTCCTCGCATCGTGGGCGCTCGCCGTGCGTGAATCGGTCGCTCAGCTCGCCGAGTTCGAGCAGAAGTTCCATGCGCCGATCAGCGGTTTCACGGTCGGCGTGCTCGTCACGCTCTTCTTCGCCGTCATGCTGCCGATCGCGCTGCGGCGCACCGGCTCGTTCGGCGCCCGCCGCTGGGTGCTGCTCGGCGCGCTGACCTACCCGCTGTACCTGCTGCACCAGTACATCGGCTTCATGGTGTTCAACGTCCTTCACCCGAGGCTGGACGTGCACGTGGTGTTCTGGGGAACGATCGTCCTCGCCCTCGCGCTCGCGTACGCGGTGCACGTGCTGATCGAAAAGCCGCTTGCACCGGTCCTCAGGACGGCGCTCAACGGCTGCCTCGACGCGCCGAAGCGCCTTGCGATCCGCCTCAAGCCGCGCGCGCGCTGACGCGTGAAGCGCGCCGTCCTCGCCGTCGCCGCGCTGGTCGCCGTGGCGGGCGCCTATCTCGCGGGCCTCCATTCAGGCTACACGCGCGACTCGATCCTCCAGGAGCTGATCGCTCTGAAGCGCGCATGGATACCGCGCGCCGGAGACGTCGACCAGTACGAGCGCACCGTGCGCACCGATCGTGCGCCTATCGCCTGCCCCGAGCAGACGCCGGACACGCTCGTCGTCATCGTCGCCGGGCAATCCAATGCGGCCTCGGTGCTCTCGCGGCGCCATGTCGGGACTGCGCGCGTGGTCAATTACTTCCGCGGCGCCTGTTACGCTGCGCTCGATCCGCTCGTCGGTTCGAGCGGGCGCGCCGGCAGCGTCTGGGTGGAGATGGCGAACCTGCTGGGACGCGACGTCGTGCTGATCCCGATGGCGGTGCCGGCGACCAAGATCGCCGACTGGAACGGACGGCTCGCGCCGCTCGTCGACGAAACGCTGCGCGACGCGAAGCGGCGCTACACCGTCACGCATCTCGCGTGGATGCAGGGCGAAGGCGATGCCGGTACGACGCCGCCCGCGGCGTATCGCGCGGAGCTCGAGAAGCTCATCGCACGCGCGAAAGCCGCCTTCCCGGCTCTCAAGTTCTACGTGTCGCAGACGACGCACTGCTTCGGCGTCGAGCGCGACGACGGCATACGCCAGGCGCAGAAAGCGGTCACCGATGCCGCGCGCGGCGTGCTGCCGGGACCCGATACCGACCGCTACACCGCGATCGAGGATCGCTCGGACGGGTGTCACCTCGCCGAAGCGGGCCAGGCCAGGGTCGCGCGCGAGTGGGCGCGCGTGCTCGGCGCGGATCAGGCGCGGATCGTCTCCAGCCCGCCCATGTAAGGCTTGAGCGCGGCGGGCACGTCGACGCCGCCGTCGGCGCGCTGGTAGTTCTCCAGGATCGCCACCAGGGTGCGGCCGACCGCGAGACCCGAGCCGTTGAGCGTGTGGACGAATTCGGTCTTCCCCTTCTCGTTGCGGAAGCGCGCCTGCATGCGCCTCGCCTGGAACGCTTCGAAGTTGCTGCACGAGGAGATCTCGCGATACGCGTTCTGCCCCGGCAGCCACACTTCGAGGTCGTAGGTCTTGGCGGACGAGAAGCCCATGTCGCCGGTGCACAGCGTCACGGTGCGATACGGAAGCTCGAGGCGCTCGAGGATCGTTTCGGCATGCCGCGTGAGCTCTTCGTGGCGCTGGTAGGACTCGCTCGGGTGGACGATCTGCACGAGCTCGACCTTGTCGAACTGGTGCTGACGGATCATGCCGCGCGTGTCCTTGCCGTACGAGCCCGCCTCGCTGCGGAAGCACGGCGAGTGGCAGACGAACTTCATCGGCAGCGCGGAGAGCGGCAGGATCTCCTCGCGCACGAGGTTCGTCACCGGATATTCGGCGGTCGGGATGAGGTAGAGGTCGCGGCCTTCGATCTTGAACAGGTCGTCCTTGAACTTGGCGAGGCTGGATACGCCGTTGGCGCTCGCGGCGTTCACCATGTACGGGACGTAGACCTCGGTATAGCCGTGCTCGCTGGTGTGCACGTCGAGCATGAATTGCGCGATCGCGCGATGCAGCCGGGCGATCGGCCCTTTCAGCACCGAGAAGCGCGCGCCGGCGATCTTCGCCGCGGCGTCGAAATCGATCATGCCGAGCGCAGCGCCGATGTCGACGTGATCCTTCACCGGGAAGTCGAACCTGCGCGGCTCGCCGACGCGGCGCACTTCGGGGTTGTCGTCGGACGTCTTCCCCGGCGGCACCGAGGCGTGCGGGATGTTGGGGATGACGCCGAGGAACTCGTCGAGCCTCGCCTGCACCTGCGTCAGCGTCTCTTCGAGCGCCTTGCGCCGGTCGGCGTCCGCGCTGACCTGCGCCATGAGCTCGGACGCGTCCTCGCCCTTGCCCTTCATCGCGCCGATCTGCTTGGTGAGCTGATTGCGGCGCGCCTGCAGGTCCTGCGTCTCGCCCTGTATCGCCTTGCGCTCCCTCTCGAGCGCTTCGAAGCCCGCGACGTCGAGCGTGTAGCCGCGATCGGTCAGCCGCTGTGCGACCCCGTTCAGATCGCTGCGCAGTAACTGTAGGTCCAGCATCCGTTTCCCCAGGAGCCCGTGAGCAAAAATCAAACGCGTATTATAGCGGCTCGACTTTTATCGGACCTTGTCATGAGCGTTGCACCGCCCCGCCCTTACACTTTGCAGAGCCAGGACCCGAACACGCGCAAGCCGAGCTGGAATATGCCGGCCGGATCGTGCGATTGCCATGCCCACGTATTCGGCCCGCAGACGCGCTTCCCGTACCTGCCGAACGCGTCGTACATCCCGCACGACGCCACGCCCGAAGACTACGCGCGCATGCTCACCACCATCGGCTGCGAGCGCGCGGTGCTGGTGCAGCCGAGCGTCTACGGCACCGACAACAGCTGCATGACGGCGGCGCTGCGCTCGGGCGTGTTCGCGTTTCGCGGCGTCGCGGTGGTCGACGCCGACGTGAGCGACAAAGAGCTCAAGGACCTGCACGATGCCGGCGTGCGCGGCATACGGATCAATCTCGCGTCCGAGACCCCCGGCCTCACGCTCGAGCACGCCCCCGGGCTCGCCGCGCGCATCAAGCCCATGGGCTGGCATCTGCAGTTCTTCATGGACCTGCGCAAGCTCGCCGACGCCGAAGCCAAGCTCGGCGGATTGGACATCGACATCGTCGTCGATCACTTCGGGCACGTGAACGCCGACGACGGCGCGGATGCGCCGGCGTTCCAGACCCTGCTGCGGCTGCTGAAACGCGACAACGTCTGGGCGAAGCTGATCGGGCCTTACTTCCTCTCGAAGAACGCGCCGAAGTATCCGAAGGTCACGCCGCTGGCGCGCGCGGTCGTCGCGGCCGCGCCCGATCGCGTGGTGTGGGGCACCGACTGGCCGCATCCGGCGGTCACGCGGCAGGGGGTGGCGATGCCGAATGACGGCGATCTCGCCGATCTCGTTCTGGAGTGGATACCGGACGAAGCGCTGCGGAAGAAAGTGCTGGCCGACAATCCGGCGCGGTTGTACCGGTTTTAAAGGCGCGGTGCGTGACCACGCACCCTACGGTTTGAAAATGGATTCGCGCCTTCGCGGGAATGACGTTGTCGCAGGGTGCGCCAGGCGAAGCCGTAACGCACCGCCTCAGCCCCCGACCTTGAACTTCACCGACTGCACCGTCTTGCCGTTGATCTGCACGTCGACGCGGTAATCGCCTTCGGGCCACCCGGCGCTGGGCTTGCTCATGGAGAAATCGACGCGGTTGGCGACCGCTCCGACCCCCAGTTCCTTCGCGTCGATCTCGTAATTCGGCGGCGCGACCTTGGTCTTTTCCGCGATCCACACCGCTTTCACCTTCGAGCCTTTGGGGATGTCGACGAGCTTTGCCCGCAAATAGATCTTCGGCGCCGTCGTCGCATAGACGGCCTTCGCACTGCCATTCTCGCTGTCGCTGAGCACGACGTCGGCGAGCTTGCCCTCGGCGGCGAACAGCGGCGGCGCCGCGAACAGCGCCCACGCGAATGCGATCGTTACGGCTGCTCTCATGGAACGCTCCCTTTTTTAACCACCACGGTCTTCGCGACGATGTCGCCGATGCGCTGCTTCTCCTTCGACGCGATCACCGCGACGGCGGCGACGAGATAGAAGAAAAGCCCGTCGACCAGCCGCAGCACGTTGCGCACGACAGAGGCCTGCCAATCGAGCGGCGCGTCGCCTTCGAGCCTGACGACGCGGATGCCGACGAGCCGCTTGCCGAGCGTCGCGCCGGATAGTGCCTCGAGGACGATGTAGTAGACGAGCGCGGCGAAGAGCCAGAGGAAAGCCGGCGCCCCGGTCAGGCGGAAGCCGCCTTCGGTCGTGCTTCCGGTGAAGACCGCGATGACGTAGCCGGCGACGAAGAGCAGCGCGGTGTCGATGATCGTCGCGACCGCGCGTAAACCGAGTCCTACGCGTTCCATGAGCGCCTCCCCCGTGGACGGACCGGTACGCCCGGTTTTACACCCGTTGCAGGCCTCTAGTCTCGCTTCTTCGCTTCGCGGTCGAGCCTGCGCAGCTCGGCCATCTTCTCCCCGATCTTGCCTTCGAGGCCGCGCGGCGTGGGCTCGTAGAACCGGGGCTCTTTCATGCCTTCCGGGAGATAGCGCTCGCCGGCCGCATAGGCGTCGGGCTCGTCGTGCGCATAGCGATACTCCTTGCCGTAGCCCAGCTGTTTCATGAGCCGCGTCGGGGCGTTGCGCAGGTGCTCGGGCACCGGCCGCGACGCATCCTTGCGCACCAGATCGCGCGCGCGGTTGTAAGCGTTGTAGACCGCGTTGCTCTTCGGCGCGACCGCGAGATAGATCACCGCCTCGGCCAGTGCCAGCTCGCCTTCGGGCGTTCCGAGGCGCTCGAACGTCTCGCACGCGTCGAGGCAGATGCGCAGCGCGCGCGGATCCGCCAGGCCGATGTCTTCCGCCGCCATGCGCACCAGACGGCGTCCGAGGTAGAGCGGATCGGCGCCGCCGTCGAGCATGCGCACCAGCCAGTAGAGCGACGCGTCGGGCGACGAGCCGCGCACCGATTTGTGCAGGGCGGAGATCTGGTCGTAGAACGCATCGCCGCCCTTGTCGAAGCGGCGCAGCGTCTGCGCGATCGTCGACTTGAGGAACTCGGCGTCGACCTCCTTGCGCCCGGCGCTCTCCGCCGCGGTCGAAAGCTGCTCGAGAATGTTGAGCAGCCGTCGCGCGTCGCCGTCGGCATAGCCGACGACGAGCTGCCGCGCTTCGTCGGTGAACTCGAGATCGAGCCCGCCCTGCTCTCTGGCGCGCGCGACCAGGGTGTCGAGCTCCGCGTCGGACAGAGGCTGGAGCACGTACACCGCCGCGCGCGACAGGAGCGCGCTGTTCACCTCGAACGACGGGTTCTCGGTCGTCGCGCCGATGAAGGTGATGAGCCCCTGCTCGACGAACGGGAGAAACGCGTCCTGCTGCGCCTTGTTGAAGCGGTGGACTTCGTCGACGAACAGGATCGTGTGACGGCCCGATTGCTGGAGGTCGAGCTGCGCGCGGTTGACCGCTTCGCGGATGTCTTTCACGCCGGAGAACACCGCGGAGAGCGCGATGAACTCGGCGTCGAACGCCTGCGCCATCAGCCGCGCCAGCGTGGTCTTCCCCACGCCCGGCGGACCCCACAGGATCATCGAGTGCGGCTTGCGCGCCTCGAACGCGAGCCGCAGCGGCTTGCCGGGTCCCAGGAGATGGCTCTGCCCGACGACGTCGTCGAGCGTGCGCGGCCGCAGGCGCTCGGCGAGCGGCGCCGCGGGCTCACGCTGGCCGAAGAGGTCATTCACTGATGACCGCGGCGCCTTTGGGCGGCGTGAACGTGAACGACGCCGGCGTGAGCTTCACGTTGCGCTCGAGATCGGCGAACTTGATCATCGTCGTCTGCCCGAACTGGTCTTTCAGCTCCATCGCCTCCAGCCCGCCTTTGCCGAAACCCAGGCGGATGCGCTCGAACGCGGTGTCCTGGGTGCGCGGCATGGCTTCGAGCCAGTCGAGCCCGCCGCTCTCGCCCGCGGCCTTGAGCGCGTACGCTTTCTCGATCTCGTTGCTGCCGGCGAGCAGCGCCGCGGGGCTCGCGCCGAGCGCGCGATCGAGCTTGCGCACCGTGACCTGGTTCAAGTCCTTGTCGTAGATCCAGAGCTTGGAGCCGTCGCCGACGATCGTCTGCTCGTACGGCTTCACGTACTCCCAGCGGAATTTGCCGGGACGCGAGAACTCCATCGTGCCGGTGGAGGTCTGGAGCGTCTTGTTGTTCTTGTCGAGCACCGTCTGGGCGAAGCGGCCTTTCGCCGTCGTCGTCTGGTTCAGCATCGTTTTCAAGGTATCGACGCTCGCCGGGAAAGCCAGCGTCGGGAGGAACAGCGCAATCCACAATAAGTTTCGCATCAGAATTTCCTGGTTCGTTCGAGACGTTCGATACGCCCGCTGCGCAGCGTCACCACGGTGGTGAACGGATCGGTCGCGGTGGGCATGTAGTAGTAGACCCGGGCATAGCCCCACGGCGCGTCTTCGGTCGAGACGTGGTCGGGGCTGCCTGCGCGCAGGACGAGCTCGCCTTCGCTCATGCCGCGCTCGAGCCGGATGTAGGTATCAAAAGGCATGCCGCGCACCGGCGGCGCGACCGCCACGGGCGCGGGCGGCGGTGGCGGCGGCGGCTGGATCGCCGCCCGGCGGCGCGCTTCGGCTTCGACCCGTTTCTGGTCTTCCGGCGAGAGCTCGGCGGGGCCGCGCGGCTGGGTGTCGACAGGCTGCGCTTTCACGCCCGGCGGCGGCTTGGTGCCGTATGTGGTCACGCCGCGCTCGTCGGTCCATTTGTAGGTCTGGGCGGCGGCGGCTGTGGCGAGTGCGAACAAAACCACCCCCACCCTAACCCTCCCCCTGAGGAGGAGGGAACGGTTTTCTCCTTCCCCCTCAGAGGGAAAGCCGGGATTGGGGTGGGTTGTTCGACTCACGGAAGGTGAGACAGCGACATGTCCCGCGCGTTTGCGTCGGGATGTAACGAAGCGTTACTGCTCAGCGCCCGCCGACGCCGGCACGAGCACTTCGCGGTTGCCGTTGGTCTGCATGGCCGAGACCATGCCGGCGCGCTCCATCTGCTCGATCAGCCGGGCGGCGCGGTTGTAGCCGATCCGGAGGTGCCGCTGGACCAGCGAGATCGACGCGCGGCGGGTCTTGAGCACGATCGCGCAGGCCTGGTCGTAGAGCGGGTCGGACTCGCCGTCCCCGCCTCCGCCGCCTTCGAGGAGACCGCCTTCGTCTTCGGCCGGCGGGCCTTCCAGCACGTCCTCGACGTATTGCGGCTGGGCGAGCTGCTTCAGGTAATCGACGACTTTGTGCACCTCGTGGTCGGCGACGTACGCGCCGTGCACGCGCTGGGTGAGGCCGACGCCCGGCGGCAGGAACAGCATGTCGCCCTGGCCAAGGAGCGCTTCGGCGCCCATCTGGTCGAGGATGGTGCGCGAGTCGACCTTGGCCGAGACCTGGAACGCGATCCGCGTCGGAATGTTGGCCTTGATCAGGCCGGTGATCACATCGACCGACGGACGCTGCGTCGCCAGGATCAGGTGGATGCCCGCCGCGCGCGCTTTCTGCGCAAGGCGCGCGATCAGCTCTTCCACCTTCTTGCCGACGACCATCATGAGGTCGGCCAGCTCGTCGATCACCACCACGATCAGCGACATCTCGTGCAGCGGCTCGGGATTCTCGGTGCCCGCGAGGAGCGGGTTCGGGATCGGGTTCTTCGCTTTCTCGGCGTCGCGGATCTTCTGGTTGAAGCCCGCGAGGTTGCGCACGCCGAGCGAGGACATCAGCTTGTAGCGCCGCTCCATCTCGGCGACGCACCAGTTGAGCGCGTTCGCCGCCTGGCGCATGTCGGTGACGACGGGCGCGAGCAGATGCGGGATGCCTTCGTACACCGACAGCTCGAGCATCTTCGGGTCGACGAGGATCAGCCGCACCTGCGACGGCGGCGACTTGTAGACCAGCGACAGGATCATCGCGTTGATGCCGACCGACTTGCCCGAGCCGGTCGTGCCG
The DNA window shown above is from Burkholderiales bacterium and carries:
- a CDS encoding acyltransferase, whose amino-acid sequence is MSKERVNEIDLLRFVAAKMVLFFHYAFRGNAADDMTTLAYPALAPVAKYGYLGVELFFMISGFVILMTAARGSLRGFVVSRFVRLYPAFWACCTITFLAILAIGAPRFTSSAREYAINMTMLAEFVGVQTMDGAYWSLAVEIRFYAMVAFVLLIGQIRHAQPILIGWLALTVASLALGKFKFLLIADYAPFFIAGATLYLIWERGLSVTRAAMLLASWALAVRESVAQLAEFEQKFHAPISGFTVGVLVTLFFAVMLPIALRRTGSFGARRWVLLGALTYPLYLLHQYIGFMVFNVLHPRLDVHVVFWGTIVLALALAYAVHVLIEKPLAPVLRTALNGCLDAPKRLAIRLKPRAR
- a CDS encoding sialate O-acetylesterase yields the protein MKRAVLAVAALVAVAGAYLAGLHSGYTRDSILQELIALKRAWIPRAGDVDQYERTVRTDRAPIACPEQTPDTLVVIVAGQSNAASVLSRRHVGTARVVNYFRGACYAALDPLVGSSGRAGSVWVEMANLLGRDVVLIPMAVPATKIADWNGRLAPLVDETLRDAKRRYTVTHLAWMQGEGDAGTTPPAAYRAELEKLIARAKAAFPALKFYVSQTTHCFGVERDDGIRQAQKAVTDAARGVLPGPDTDRYTAIEDRSDGCHLAEAGQARVAREWARVLGADQARIVSSPPM
- the serS gene encoding serine--tRNA ligase, which produces MLDLQLLRSDLNGVAQRLTDRGYTLDVAGFEALERERKAIQGETQDLQARRNQLTKQIGAMKGKGEDASELMAQVSADADRRKALEETLTQVQARLDEFLGVIPNIPHASVPPGKTSDDNPEVRRVGEPRRFDFPVKDHVDIGAALGMIDFDAAAKIAGARFSVLKGPIARLHRAIAQFMLDVHTSEHGYTEVYVPYMVNAASANGVSSLAKFKDDLFKIEGRDLYLIPTAEYPVTNLVREEILPLSALPMKFVCHSPCFRSEAGSYGKDTRGMIRQHQFDKVELVQIVHPSESYQRHEELTRHAETILERLELPYRTVTLCTGDMGFSSAKTYDLEVWLPGQNAYREISSCSNFEAFQARRMQARFRNEKGKTEFVHTLNGSGLAVGRTLVAILENYQRADGGVDVPAALKPYMGGLETIRA
- a CDS encoding amidohydrolase family protein; amino-acid sequence: MSVAPPRPYTLQSQDPNTRKPSWNMPAGSCDCHAHVFGPQTRFPYLPNASYIPHDATPEDYARMLTTIGCERAVLVQPSVYGTDNSCMTAALRSGVFAFRGVAVVDADVSDKELKDLHDAGVRGIRINLASETPGLTLEHAPGLAARIKPMGWHLQFFMDLRKLADAEAKLGGLDIDIVVDHFGHVNADDGADAPAFQTLLRLLKRDNVWAKLIGPYFLSKNAPKYPKVTPLARAVVAAAPDRVVWGTDWPHPAVTRQGVAMPNDGDLADLVLEWIPDEALRKKVLADNPARLYRF
- a CDS encoding RDD family protein; translation: MERVGLGLRAVATIIDTALLFVAGYVIAVFTGSTTEGGFRLTGAPAFLWLFAALVYYIVLEALSGATLGKRLVGIRVVRLEGDAPLDWQASVVRNVLRLVDGLFFYLVAAVAVIASKEKQRIGDIVAKTVVVKKGSVP
- a CDS encoding replication-associated recombination protein A, producing the protein MNDLFGQREPAAPLAERLRPRTLDDVVGQSHLLGPGKPLRLAFEARKPHSMILWGPPGVGKTTLARLMAQAFDAEFIALSAVFSGVKDIREAVNRAQLDLQQSGRHTILFVDEVHRFNKAQQDAFLPFVEQGLITFIGATTENPSFEVNSALLSRAAVYVLQPLSDAELDTLVARAREQGGLDLEFTDEARQLVVGYADGDARRLLNILEQLSTAAESAGRKEVDAEFLKSTIAQTLRRFDKGGDAFYDQISALHKSVRGSSPDASLYWLVRMLDGGADPLYLGRRLVRMAAEDIGLADPRALRICLDACETFERLGTPEGELALAEAVIYLAVAPKSNAVYNAYNRARDLVRKDASRPVPEHLRNAPTRLMKQLGYGKEYRYAHDEPDAYAAGERYLPEGMKEPRFYEPTPRGLEGKIGEKMAELRRLDREAKKRD
- the lolA gene encoding outer membrane lipoprotein chaperone LolA, giving the protein MRNLLWIALFLPTLAFPASVDTLKTMLNQTTTAKGRFAQTVLDKNNKTLQTSTGTMEFSRPGKFRWEYVKPYEQTIVGDGSKLWIYDKDLNQVTVRKLDRALGASPAALLAGSNEIEKAYALKAAGESGGLDWLEAMPRTQDTAFERIRLGFGKGGLEAMELKDQFGQTTMIKFADLERNVKLTPASFTFTPPKGAAVISE
- a CDS encoding DUF4124 domain-containing protein, giving the protein MVLFALATAAAAQTYKWTDERGVTTYGTKPPPGVKAQPVDTQPRGPAELSPEDQKRVEAEARRRAAIQPPPPPPPAPVAVAPPVRGMPFDTYIRLERGMSEGELVLRAGSPDHVSTEDAPWGYARVYYYMPTATDPFTTVVTLRSGRIERLERTRKF